CACGCTCCGAGATCAGGATCGAATCTTCGAAGTTGTAGCCGTTCCACGGCATGAACGCGATCAGCATGTTCTGACCCAGCGCCAGCTCACCCAGGTCGGTCGACGCGCCGTCGGCGATCACGTCGCCGCGCGCCACCTTGTCGCCCACTTCCACGATGGGGCGCTGGTTGATGTTGGTGTTCTGGTTCGAACGCGTGTACTTGATCAGGTTGTAGATGTCCACGCCGACTTCACCGGCAACGGCTTCGTCGTCGTTCACGCGAATCACCACCCGGCCCGCGTCGACGTAATCGACCACACCGCCACGGAACGCCTGCACGGTCGTACCCGAGTCGACTGCCACCGTACGTTCGATACCCGTACCGACGACCGCCTTTTCCGGACGCAGGCAAGGCACGGCCTGGCGCTGCATGTTCGAGCCCATCAATGCGCGGTTCGCGTCATCGTGTTCGAGGAACGGAATCAGCGAGGCAGCGACCGAGACGATCTGCGACGGCGCCACGTCCATGTACTGGATGCGGTCCGGCGTGACCATCAGCGTTTCGCCGGCTTCACGCGACGACACCAGTTCGTCGGTGAGTTCGCCGTTCGCGCCGATCGACGCGTTCGCCTGAGCGATCACGTAGCGGCCTTCTTCAATGGCCGACAGGTAATCGATCTGGTCGGTGACCTTGCCGTCCACCACCTTGCGGTACGGCGTTTCCAGGAAACCGTATTCGTTCAGGCGTGCGTACAGTGCCAGCGAGTTGATCAGGCCGATGTTCGGACCTTCCGGCGTTTCGATCGGGCACACGCGGCCATAGTGGGTCGGGTGCACGTCGCGAACTTCGAAGCCTGCGCGCTCGCGCGTCAGACCGCCCGGGCCCAGTGCGGACACACGACGCTTGTGCGTGATTTCCGACAGCGGGTTGGTCTGGTCCATGAACTGCGACAGCTGCGACGAACCAAAGAACTCGCGAATGGCCGACGAAATCGGCTTGCTGTTGATCAGGTCGTGCGGCATCAGGTTTTCCGACTCGGCCTGACCCAGACGTTCCTTCACAGCGCGCTCGACACGCACCAGACCGGCGCGGAACTGGTTCTCGGCCAGTTCGCCGACGCAACGCACACGACGGTTACCCAGGTGGTCGATGTCGTCGACTTCGCCGCGGCCGTTACGCAGATCCACGAGGATCTTGATGGTCGCGAGAATATCGTCGTCTTCCAGCGTCATCGGTCCGAGCACTTCGTCGCGGCCGACACGGCGGTTGAACTTCATACGACCCACCTTCGACAGGTCGTACGCTTCTTCGCTGTAGAACAGACGGTTGAACAGGGCCTCGACCGCATCTTCGGTCGGCGGCTCGCCCGGGCGCATCATGCGGTAGATCGCGATACGTGCAGCCGTCTGATCGGCGGTTTCGTCGATACGCAGCGTGGCCGAGATGTACGAACCCTGATCCAGATCGTTCGTGTACAGCGTCTGGATATCCGACACCCCCGACTCGCGCAGCTTGACCAGCACGCTTTCGGTGATTTCGTCGTTGGCGTTGGCGATCACTTCGCCCGTGTCGCCATCGATCACGTTCTTCGCGAGCACACGGCCGAGGAGATAGTCTTCCGGCACCGAGATGAACTTGGTGTTGGCGTTCTCCAGGTCGCGGATGTGCTTGGCGTTGACGCGCTTGTCCTTCTGGACGATGACCTTGCCTTCGCGATCCGTGATGTCGAAACGCGCCACTTCACCGCGCAGACGCTCCGGCACGAACTCCATCTGCGCGCCTTCCGGCATCAGCTTGAAGTTGTCGAACACGAAGAAATTCGCGAGGATCTGTTCCGGCGTCAGACCAATGGCCTTGAGCAGGATCGTGACCGGCATCTTGCGACGACGGTCGACACGGAAGTACAGGATGTCCTTCGGATCGAATTCGAAGTCCAGCCACGAGCCGCGGTAGGGAATGATCCGCGCGGAGAACAGCAATTTGCCCGAGCTGTGCGTTTTGCCCTTGTCGTGTTCGAAGAACACGCCCGGCGAACGGTGCAGCTGCGAGACGATGACACGTTCCGTGCCATTGATGACGAAGGAGCCTGTCGAAGTCATGAGCGGAATTTCGCCCATGTACACTTCCTGTTCCTTGACTTCCTTGACTACCGGCTTGTTCGGCGATTCCTTGTCGAGAATCACCAGACGAACCTTGGCGCGCAGGGCCGAGCAGAAGGTCAGGCCGCGCTGTTGACATTCCTTGACATCGAACGCGGGAGTGCCGAGCAAATAGCTGACGAACTCGAGGCGTGCGAACCCGTTGTGAGAAACGATCGGGAAAATGGAGGAGAAGGCTGCTTGCAGACCCTCCGGCTTCCGCTCCGATGCAAGCACGTCGGCTTGCAAGAACGATGTGTACGAGGCGAGCTGGGTAGCCAGCAAAAACGGCACCTTGTGCACGGTCGGACGCTTCGCAAAACTCTTGCGAATGCGTTTCTTCTCGGTGAAGGAATAGTGCATTACGATCTCCGAATCACTACGCTGACGACGACGGCAGGCATCGGCAACGGGTGTTCATCGACTGAGACCAGACGTCCCCCACGGCGGGCTTGCCACGGAGCAACGAGCTTGGTGGTTGGCCGCTACCAACCGCTGGCTGACGGCGACGGATGCCTGTGTTGCCCGTCGCCCGACCAAACTTGCCTTCTGCAGTCGCTTCAGAAGACAAAGAGAAAACCGTCACGGCGCCATGCATGGCATATGCCGTCGCGATTTTTTCTTTGGCCTCTCGGTCGCTACTTCGCTGCGGCGCTGTCGCCGCCCCCGCACGTCCCGCTGGCGGAACACGCGTTTGAAACGTCACGA
This is a stretch of genomic DNA from Pandoraea faecigallinarum. It encodes these proteins:
- the rpoB gene encoding DNA-directed RNA polymerase subunit beta, yielding MHYSFTEKKRIRKSFAKRPTVHKVPFLLATQLASYTSFLQADVLASERKPEGLQAAFSSIFPIVSHNGFARLEFVSYLLGTPAFDVKECQQRGLTFCSALRAKVRLVILDKESPNKPVVKEVKEQEVYMGEIPLMTSTGSFVINGTERVIVSQLHRSPGVFFEHDKGKTHSSGKLLFSARIIPYRGSWLDFEFDPKDILYFRVDRRRKMPVTILLKAIGLTPEQILANFFVFDNFKLMPEGAQMEFVPERLRGEVARFDITDREGKVIVQKDKRVNAKHIRDLENANTKFISVPEDYLLGRVLAKNVIDGDTGEVIANANDEITESVLVKLRESGVSDIQTLYTNDLDQGSYISATLRIDETADQTAARIAIYRMMRPGEPPTEDAVEALFNRLFYSEEAYDLSKVGRMKFNRRVGRDEVLGPMTLEDDDILATIKILVDLRNGRGEVDDIDHLGNRRVRCVGELAENQFRAGLVRVERAVKERLGQAESENLMPHDLINSKPISSAIREFFGSSQLSQFMDQTNPLSEITHKRRVSALGPGGLTRERAGFEVRDVHPTHYGRVCPIETPEGPNIGLINSLALYARLNEYGFLETPYRKVVDGKVTDQIDYLSAIEEGRYVIAQANASIGANGELTDELVSSREAGETLMVTPDRIQYMDVAPSQIVSVAASLIPFLEHDDANRALMGSNMQRQAVPCLRPEKAVVGTGIERTVAVDSGTTVQAFRGGVVDYVDAGRVVIRVNDDEAVAGEVGVDIYNLIKYTRSNQNTNINQRPIVEVGDKVARGDVIADGASTDLGELALGQNMLIAFMPWNGYNFEDSILISERVVAEDRYTSIHIEELNVVARDTKLGPEEITRDISNLAEVQLSRLDESGIVYIGAEVEAGDVLVGKVTPKGETQLTPEEKLLRAIFGEKASDVKDTSLRVPSGMSGTVIDVQVFTREGIQRDKRAQQIIDDELKGYRLDLNDQLRIVEGDAFQRLERFLVGKTANGGPKKLAKGTKITKEYLADLDRYHWFDIRLADDEGAQQLEQIKESIEQKRHSFDLAFEEKRKKLTQGDELPPGVLKMVKVYLAVKRRLQPGDKMAGRHGNKGVVSKIVPIEDMPYMADGRPADIVLNPLGVPSRMNVGQILESHLGWAAKGLGWRIGEMLQAHTKVQEIRKFLTKIYNESGQQEDIDSLSDDEIMSLARNLQNGVPFATPVFDGAHEEEIRRMLDLAFPDHIAKELGMTQSKNQVTLFDGRTGEAFERPVTCGFMHMLKLHHLVDDKMHARSTGPYSLVTQQPLGGKAQFGGQRFGEMEVWALEAYGASYVLQEMLTVKSDDVTGRTKVYENLVKGDHVIDAGMPESFNVLVKEIRSLGIDIDLERG